From a region of the Chrysemys picta bellii isolate R12L10 chromosome 7, ASM1138683v2, whole genome shotgun sequence genome:
- the LOC135972653 gene encoding uncharacterized protein LOC135972653 produces the protein MMERGHNRDSDQCRVKVKELRQAYQKTKEANGRSGSEPRTCCFYAELHAILGGAATTTPPVTVDSRSGIVSSATPEDFADGEEEEEDELAESTQHSVLPNSQDLFLSLTEVPSQPSQASIQDHDPMEGTSAAANSSSLPPPSRRLSQIRRRKKKMRDEMFAEIMESTRSDRAHLNEWKDTVSKYRKEASEREDMRDQREDMRDQREERRDTRDERWRQEDQRRQDAMLGLLREQTDMLRRLVELQERLQESKVPLQPLYNPPPPSPLPMFHILLTQPCKNAAGRLRTPSHSTPVDSPSKRLSFF, from the exons atgatggagagaggtcacaatagggactcagatcagtgccgcgtgaaagtcaaggagctcagacaagcctatcaaaaaacaaaggaggcaaacggtcgctctgggtcagagccgcggacatgctgcttctacgccgagctgcatgcaattctagggggggccgccaccactaccccacctgtgaccgtggattccaggtcggggatagtctcatcagctacacctgaggattttgcggatggggaagaggaggaggaggacgagcttgcagagagcacccagcactccgttctccccaacagccaggatctttttctcagcctgactgaagtaccctcccaaccctcccaagccagtatccaagaccatgaccccatggaagggacctcag cagctgcaaattcttcaagcctccctcctccgtcccgaaggctatcacagataaggcgtcggaaaaagaagatgcgagacgagatgtttgcagaaatcatggaatccacccgcagtgacagagctcatctgaatgagtggaaggacacggtttcaaagtataggaaagaagccagtgaacgtgaggacatgagggaccaacgtgaggacatgagggaccaacgtgaggagaggagagacactcgagatgagaggtggcggcaggaagatcagaggagacaggatgcaatgctggggctgctgcgtgagcaaacagacatgctccggcgtctggtggagcttcaggaacggctgcaggaaagcaaagtgccgctacagcccctgtataacccccctcccccctcccccctccccatgttccatatcctcctcacccagccgTGTAAGAACGCGgcggggaggctccgtacaccttcccattccaccccagtggacagcccaagcaaaaggctgtcatttttttaa